A genomic stretch from Juglans microcarpa x Juglans regia isolate MS1-56 chromosome 3S, Jm3101_v1.0, whole genome shotgun sequence includes:
- the LOC121257276 gene encoding uncharacterized protein LOC121257276 isoform X2, with product MGCLSLGFSTTSDSEPVLSQSTLGHKTDSKPFEYDNNVLASAMKSQNLVITENQERLSKGTERDAVQLPYAINDRDGWTAIKFDCSMIMDDLKNESEDEVRDFVASHTHSSRKTGFFDKDSDFVMDKGVMECELPELTVSYKENGYHVVKDICIDEGVPSQEKILFGSSRDTKTVLIVHPPEKDQNKVLLKEKDDTEIYSPDELMFSSENDSKKNSANQFDSKDLIQTEEDATESILNDATEERFLPGNKLPMLERDKRAFHLNCLNIDSKDVEQHPFQVISGENVILASPALVSGVEESNNSGRISMLASSTSVYAAEESNNSAVDSMLAGPALVSSAEETNHSTGAQILATPNLVSAAEESNNSSPVNEFFYNSKEERGGITFDSDSLAPAASARQEGPETQNTSKFENLISDAHDTDSRQLHHSQGETSFSAAGQGEEIFPVVGTLSSLINYSGPIAYSGNVSHRSDSSATSTRSFAFPILQSEWNSSPVRMAKADRRHLRKHKCWRKGFLCCRF from the exons ATGGGATGTCTTTCTCTCGGCTTCTCAACCACctcag ATAGTGAGCCAGTGCTTTCCCAGTCAACTCTTGGCCATAAGACTGATTCAAAACCTTTTGAATACGATAACAATGTCCTGGCTTCTGCTATGAAGTCTCAAAATCTGGTCATAACGGAAAATCAGGAGAGGCTTTCAAAGGGCACTGAGAGAGATGCAGTGCAATTACCATATGCCATAAATGACAGAGATGGTTGGACAGCTATAAAATTTGATTGTTCCATGATCATGGatgatttgaaaaatgaaagtgaaGATGAGGTCAGAGATTTTGTTGCATCACATACCCATTCTTCAAGAAAAACAGGATTTTTTGACAAGGACTCGGATTTTGTTATGGACAAAGGTGTTATGGAATGCGAATTGCCAGAGTTGACAGTTAGCTACAAAGAGAATGGTTACCATGTTGTCAAAGACATCTGCATCGACGAGGGAGTGCCTTCCCAGGAGAAGATCTTGTTTGGGAGTAGCAGAGATACGAAGACTGTGCTCATTGTTCATCCTCCTGAGAAGGATCAAAACAAAGTattgttgaaagaaaaagatgacACTGAGATTTACAGTCCAGATGAATTAATGTTTTCGTCAGAAAATGATTCGAAGAAGAATTCAGCTAATCAATTCGATTCCAAGGATTTGATACAGACAGAGGAAGATGCCACTGAGAGTATTCTGAATGATGCCACTGAAGAAAGGTTTTTACCTGGAAATAAGCTTCCAATGCTGGAGAGGGACAAGCGTGCTTTCCACTTAAATTGTTTGAACATTGACAGCAAAGACGTGGAACAACATCCCTTTCAG GTGATCTCTGGTGAAAATGTAATCTTGGCTAGCCCTGCTTTGGTGTCTGGAGTTGAAGAATCAAACAATAGTGGCAGGATTTCAATGTTGGCAAGCTCAACTTCGGTTTATGCAGCGGAAGAATCTAACAATAGTGCTGTGGATTCTATGTTGGCAGGCCCTGCTTTGGTTTCTTCAGCCGAAGAAACAAACCACAGTACTGGGGCTCAAATCTTGGCAACCCCTAATCTGGTTTCTGCAGCTGAAGAATCAAACAATAGCAGTCCTGTCAATGAGTTCTTTTACAATAGCAAGGAGGAAAGAGGAGGCATCACTTTCGATTCTGACTCTTTAGCACCTGCAGCTAGTGCCAGACAGGAGGGTCCTGAAACTCAAAATACGTctaagtttgaaaatttaatttctgaTGCTCATGATACAGATTCGAGGCAACTTCATCATTCTCAGGGAGAGACAAGTTTTTCTGCGGCAGGTCAGGGAGAGGAGATTTTTCCCGTGGTGGGTACCTTGTCAAGTCTTATAAATTACTCTGGTCCAATAGCTTACTCTGGCAATGTCTCTCATCGCTCAGATAGCAGCGCCACCAGCACGCGTTCCTTTGCCTTTCCCAT ATTACAGTCTGAATGGAATAGCAGTCCAGTGAGAATGGCAAAAGCTGACCGGAGACATTTGCGGAAGCATAAATGTTGGAGGAAGGGCTTTCTTTGCTGTAGATTCTGA
- the LOC121257276 gene encoding uncharacterized protein LOC121257276 isoform X3, which yields MKLDSEPVLSQSTLGHKTDSKPFEYDNNVLASAMKSQNLVITENQERLSKGTERDAVQLPYAINDRDGWTAIKFDCSMIMDDLKNESEDEVRDFVASHTHSSRKTGFFDKDSDFVMDKGVMECELPELTVSYKENGYHVVKDICIDEGVPSQEKILFGSSRDTKTVLIVHPPEKDQNKVLLKEKDDTEIYSPDELMFSSENDSKKNSANQFDSKDLIQTEEDATESILNDATEERFLPGNKLPMLERDKRAFHLNCLNIDSKDVEQHPFQVISGENVILASPALVSGVEESNNSGRISMLASSTSVYAAEESNNSAVDSMLAGPALVSSAEETNHSTGAQILATPNLVSAAEESNNSSPVNEFFYNSKEERGGITFDSDSLAPAASARQEGPETQNTSKFENLISDAHDTDSRQLHHSQGETSFSAAGQGEEIFPVVGTLSSLINYSGPIAYSGNVSHRSDSSATSTRSFAFPILQSEWNSSPVRMAKADRRHLRKHKCWRKGFLCCRF from the exons ATGAAACTTG ATAGTGAGCCAGTGCTTTCCCAGTCAACTCTTGGCCATAAGACTGATTCAAAACCTTTTGAATACGATAACAATGTCCTGGCTTCTGCTATGAAGTCTCAAAATCTGGTCATAACGGAAAATCAGGAGAGGCTTTCAAAGGGCACTGAGAGAGATGCAGTGCAATTACCATATGCCATAAATGACAGAGATGGTTGGACAGCTATAAAATTTGATTGTTCCATGATCATGGatgatttgaaaaatgaaagtgaaGATGAGGTCAGAGATTTTGTTGCATCACATACCCATTCTTCAAGAAAAACAGGATTTTTTGACAAGGACTCGGATTTTGTTATGGACAAAGGTGTTATGGAATGCGAATTGCCAGAGTTGACAGTTAGCTACAAAGAGAATGGTTACCATGTTGTCAAAGACATCTGCATCGACGAGGGAGTGCCTTCCCAGGAGAAGATCTTGTTTGGGAGTAGCAGAGATACGAAGACTGTGCTCATTGTTCATCCTCCTGAGAAGGATCAAAACAAAGTattgttgaaagaaaaagatgacACTGAGATTTACAGTCCAGATGAATTAATGTTTTCGTCAGAAAATGATTCGAAGAAGAATTCAGCTAATCAATTCGATTCCAAGGATTTGATACAGACAGAGGAAGATGCCACTGAGAGTATTCTGAATGATGCCACTGAAGAAAGGTTTTTACCTGGAAATAAGCTTCCAATGCTGGAGAGGGACAAGCGTGCTTTCCACTTAAATTGTTTGAACATTGACAGCAAAGACGTGGAACAACATCCCTTTCAG GTGATCTCTGGTGAAAATGTAATCTTGGCTAGCCCTGCTTTGGTGTCTGGAGTTGAAGAATCAAACAATAGTGGCAGGATTTCAATGTTGGCAAGCTCAACTTCGGTTTATGCAGCGGAAGAATCTAACAATAGTGCTGTGGATTCTATGTTGGCAGGCCCTGCTTTGGTTTCTTCAGCCGAAGAAACAAACCACAGTACTGGGGCTCAAATCTTGGCAACCCCTAATCTGGTTTCTGCAGCTGAAGAATCAAACAATAGCAGTCCTGTCAATGAGTTCTTTTACAATAGCAAGGAGGAAAGAGGAGGCATCACTTTCGATTCTGACTCTTTAGCACCTGCAGCTAGTGCCAGACAGGAGGGTCCTGAAACTCAAAATACGTctaagtttgaaaatttaatttctgaTGCTCATGATACAGATTCGAGGCAACTTCATCATTCTCAGGGAGAGACAAGTTTTTCTGCGGCAGGTCAGGGAGAGGAGATTTTTCCCGTGGTGGGTACCTTGTCAAGTCTTATAAATTACTCTGGTCCAATAGCTTACTCTGGCAATGTCTCTCATCGCTCAGATAGCAGCGCCACCAGCACGCGTTCCTTTGCCTTTCCCAT ATTACAGTCTGAATGGAATAGCAGTCCAGTGAGAATGGCAAAAGCTGACCGGAGACATTTGCGGAAGCATAAATGTTGGAGGAAGGGCTTTCTTTGCTGTAGATTCTGA
- the LOC121257276 gene encoding uncharacterized protein LOC121257276 isoform X1, translating into MIYLPGFIFTVIPTFNLFADSEPVLSQSTLGHKTDSKPFEYDNNVLASAMKSQNLVITENQERLSKGTERDAVQLPYAINDRDGWTAIKFDCSMIMDDLKNESEDEVRDFVASHTHSSRKTGFFDKDSDFVMDKGVMECELPELTVSYKENGYHVVKDICIDEGVPSQEKILFGSSRDTKTVLIVHPPEKDQNKVLLKEKDDTEIYSPDELMFSSENDSKKNSANQFDSKDLIQTEEDATESILNDATEERFLPGNKLPMLERDKRAFHLNCLNIDSKDVEQHPFQVISGENVILASPALVSGVEESNNSGRISMLASSTSVYAAEESNNSAVDSMLAGPALVSSAEETNHSTGAQILATPNLVSAAEESNNSSPVNEFFYNSKEERGGITFDSDSLAPAASARQEGPETQNTSKFENLISDAHDTDSRQLHHSQGETSFSAAGQGEEIFPVVGTLSSLINYSGPIAYSGNVSHRSDSSATSTRSFAFPILQSEWNSSPVRMAKADRRHLRKHKCWRKGFLCCRF; encoded by the exons ATGATATATCTTCCTGGTTTCATTTTCACTGTCATTCcaacatttaatttatttgcagATAGTGAGCCAGTGCTTTCCCAGTCAACTCTTGGCCATAAGACTGATTCAAAACCTTTTGAATACGATAACAATGTCCTGGCTTCTGCTATGAAGTCTCAAAATCTGGTCATAACGGAAAATCAGGAGAGGCTTTCAAAGGGCACTGAGAGAGATGCAGTGCAATTACCATATGCCATAAATGACAGAGATGGTTGGACAGCTATAAAATTTGATTGTTCCATGATCATGGatgatttgaaaaatgaaagtgaaGATGAGGTCAGAGATTTTGTTGCATCACATACCCATTCTTCAAGAAAAACAGGATTTTTTGACAAGGACTCGGATTTTGTTATGGACAAAGGTGTTATGGAATGCGAATTGCCAGAGTTGACAGTTAGCTACAAAGAGAATGGTTACCATGTTGTCAAAGACATCTGCATCGACGAGGGAGTGCCTTCCCAGGAGAAGATCTTGTTTGGGAGTAGCAGAGATACGAAGACTGTGCTCATTGTTCATCCTCCTGAGAAGGATCAAAACAAAGTattgttgaaagaaaaagatgacACTGAGATTTACAGTCCAGATGAATTAATGTTTTCGTCAGAAAATGATTCGAAGAAGAATTCAGCTAATCAATTCGATTCCAAGGATTTGATACAGACAGAGGAAGATGCCACTGAGAGTATTCTGAATGATGCCACTGAAGAAAGGTTTTTACCTGGAAATAAGCTTCCAATGCTGGAGAGGGACAAGCGTGCTTTCCACTTAAATTGTTTGAACATTGACAGCAAAGACGTGGAACAACATCCCTTTCAG GTGATCTCTGGTGAAAATGTAATCTTGGCTAGCCCTGCTTTGGTGTCTGGAGTTGAAGAATCAAACAATAGTGGCAGGATTTCAATGTTGGCAAGCTCAACTTCGGTTTATGCAGCGGAAGAATCTAACAATAGTGCTGTGGATTCTATGTTGGCAGGCCCTGCTTTGGTTTCTTCAGCCGAAGAAACAAACCACAGTACTGGGGCTCAAATCTTGGCAACCCCTAATCTGGTTTCTGCAGCTGAAGAATCAAACAATAGCAGTCCTGTCAATGAGTTCTTTTACAATAGCAAGGAGGAAAGAGGAGGCATCACTTTCGATTCTGACTCTTTAGCACCTGCAGCTAGTGCCAGACAGGAGGGTCCTGAAACTCAAAATACGTctaagtttgaaaatttaatttctgaTGCTCATGATACAGATTCGAGGCAACTTCATCATTCTCAGGGAGAGACAAGTTTTTCTGCGGCAGGTCAGGGAGAGGAGATTTTTCCCGTGGTGGGTACCTTGTCAAGTCTTATAAATTACTCTGGTCCAATAGCTTACTCTGGCAATGTCTCTCATCGCTCAGATAGCAGCGCCACCAGCACGCGTTCCTTTGCCTTTCCCAT ATTACAGTCTGAATGGAATAGCAGTCCAGTGAGAATGGCAAAAGCTGACCGGAGACATTTGCGGAAGCATAAATGTTGGAGGAAGGGCTTTCTTTGCTGTAGATTCTGA
- the LOC121257277 gene encoding protein GOLVEN 6 — protein sequence MELIVITTLCVLLLALLTPSASLQIRAQSSDDNANEVQHDALPALPRKIRLFEDKGYRSQDHFQTYNGQKEYVAGKSYDKDEQVMVHGHGRQGTRQEWVDQGAETSPFYTMDYTHVRRRRHIHNKSMPVAP from the exons ATGGAGCTGATAGTTATCACTACGCTGTGTGTTCTCCTCTTGGCTTTGCTTACACCGTCTGCTTCTCTGCAAATTCGGGCGCAATCATCAGATGACAACg CCAATGAAGTTCAGCATGATGCTCTCCCTGCACTGCCAAGGAAGATCAGACTCTTTGAG GATAAAGGATATCGAAGTCAAGATCATTTCCAAACTTACAATGgacaaaaggaatatgttgcag GCAAGTCGTACGACAAAGATGAGCAAGTGATGGTGCATGGGCATGGGAGGCAAGGGACACGGCAGGAATGGGTGGATCAGGGGGCAGAAACTTCCCCATTTTACACAATGGATTATACCCATGTCAGAAGACGACGCCACATTCATAACAAGTCCATGCCAGTTGCTCCATGA